The window gtatatatatctgcatatatatacatatataattatatacaaacatatgaatatataattatatacatatatatatatatatatatatataaatatgtatatttatcatataaacatatataaatgtatacaaatatatatatatatatatatatatatatatatgtgtgtgtgtgtatgtgtgtatatgtatatattatatgcacaatatatgggtatatatatacacatatatacacacacagtatatgtatatatatgcatatatatatgtatatatataaatgtatatatatatatatatatatatatatatatatatatatatgtgtgtgtgtgtgtgtgtgtgtgtgtgtgtgtgtgtgtgtgtgtgtgtgtgtgtatgtgtgtgtgtgtgtgtgtgtgtgagtgtgtgtgttgtgtatgtgaatatatatatatatatatatatatatatatatatacatatacatacatatatatatgtatatatatatgtgcatatatatatatacatatataattaaatacatatatatgcatatatatatagagagatatggatatatatatatatatatatatatatatatatataaatatatacaaatatatatatgtatgcataaatatgtatatacatatatatatatatatatatatatatatatatatatatatatatatatatatggatgtatatatgtatgtaagtgtacatctatatatacaaatacacaaacgcatacagacacagacacacacacacacacacacacacatatatatacacatacatatgtatatatatgtatatatacatacgtatatctgtattatatatatatatatatatatatatatatatatatatatatatgcatatacatgtttatgcatacatacatatttatatatatatatcatcatcatcatactcatggAACGGAgggatcattgggctgatcagccgtggcagtCTAAACATATGTCTCCCTAAAGGAACGGTCACGCTCATTCCTGTCAATTTCTTAATATGATCTAACTATCGAGCCTtgggtctgtctctctttgttttgttataaGCCATGCCCATCATTAGATCTTTACCCAAACTATCTTTTACACAAAGTAAACGTCTGTCGCACCTCAAttaattttttgtaattatttttctatcattcttcttTATTACCCAACACTCTGATCCATAACTGGCAATGCGAATCACCAATAATTGaagatttttcgtttttgtttttaatgggaTAGATTTGTCTTTCTAGATGTTCGTTAATGAGACAGCAGCATTTCttgataattttctttatttttttaatcgtcATAGTTGCTAGTGACTGTTGCTCCTCGGTAAATGGATTTCCACAACTTCATCAGTGATTATGAGAATATACTGTCCAATAGTCTCTTTCTACTTTCGTCAATTTGGTTTTGCTCACACTCTTCTTGACTAATGAATTGATTAAATCTTGGAGTTCTTGAATAAATCCGGCATACCTTAGGTCTGACACATTTCTACCTCCTATTTTGACAGCACTTTCATAGTTCTCTGTTGGTCCTCTCATAATTTTCTCTGtatagataattgaataaatcTTGCCTTGCCTAACTCCTTGGTGTATGTAGAACCTGTTTGGACTACTGCTTTCTTTTGAcctgcaaagttttttttttaatcaagttgATAATGTGTAGTGGAAAATCCATTTCGGACATGTAATTCCAGAGGATGTCTTGAATAAGTGACAAAAGTTTTTGTGTAATTGATAAAACACTAGTATAgattctcattttgttctctgtatttctctattattatctttagattCAGAATTTGGTCTCTAGTACCTCTTCCAGGACGAAACCTACTTTGTTCTACTGCAATTGCTTCATCTAATCTTGATTTCATATGCCCAGCAATTTTTTTCACGAGGATTTTGCTACAGTGACTTATTAGAGTAATTGTTCGGTTATTACAGCATTTTAATCTTAGGAATAAAGATCGATGTAACCCAGTCCTCTGGCCATTCATTCTGTTTCCATATTGCAGTCCATAGTTTATGAAAGAAATCAATAACACTCTCATCACCCCTCTTTAACAATTCAGCAGGAAAGACATCAAAGCCTGTTTTCTTCCATCTTTTAACTCTTGCATTGGTCTCAGTACTTCAGCATACGGCGGTggtgttttttttgctttcactGCTCAATTAATTGGATCATGGATTTACAACGATCATTTAATATTTCTTGTATAGATTTTCATAATAAGATTTTCATCTGTCTTGGATCTGTTTGCCTTCACTTTATTGATTTcgttagtttatttgtttaccgTTTTTATATTTGGTCTGATTTTTTTGGTCAGTTTCTTAATTCCTTGATAAAGATCTGTAGTTGAAATGTTTACAGACTTTGGCTCTAACTGTTAACACTGATCATataatttgtctttgtctttgcttaACATACTTTGGTCAGCCATaatataagcaaagtaaaggccccaagttCTTTCTTTGTACGCAGTTCCATTAACTATGAATGCAATCTCTACCATTTGTTCATTATAGgattaaacttccgccagacatattctgcatctgccgtgaacatCCAGTTGCACTGATGAATGCTTTCTGCAGGAACCACAGCCCTACTGCCAGCAGGGCAGTTTTtcaaatgtatatgcaaatatatatatacatatatatatatatatatatatatatgtgtgtgtgtgtgtgtgtgtgtgtgtgtgtgtgtgtgtgtatgtatgtatgtatatatatatgtatatatatacatatatatatgcatatatctatatgtatgtatgtatatctatatatatttatatatatgtatatatacacacatacatacatatatacatttatacatacatatatatatatatatatatatatatatatatatattcatgcagttAAATCCAATCCGGTTTCCTTCAGTTAGCGTCCATCTGTTCATTcgtcttccgtgtgtgtgtgtgtttatgcgaacacaagcacaaatatCAATCATGAGACGGAAGGATCATTGGGCTGACCAGCCGTGACTTTCCCAACAAATCTCCTCCAAATGAAACAGTCCTACGCCTTTCTAATTTAATTATACTCACTCAATGGTACTGCGCGACGTACGTTGCGGTATTCCGTTTTATCTTGTTGTAGATTCCTATCGGGGATGTGGTCAAGAGCCATTAAGTAAGCAAAACAaaggccccaagttttttctttgcttgcagtTCCATTTAACTAGGAACGCTATCTCTGCCATTTGTTCAGTAGGACAAACCTTCCACCAGTCATATTCTTCCGTGAACTGCTAGTTGCACTGATAATCGCCTTCTGCCCGCAGTTTCACTGTAACCCTGGCATTGGTAGCTCATAGGGTACTCTCCTTGCTCAAGGGaacccagggtgcagtttaacgtcctgcccagggctatcatattcattcatattcgtgcaatcaccgatgcgatgtttgacgaactacttggcgccatgttgacataatgtagttgactgggtctttatactggggtggctgatcaatgattcttccccaggggagtagttggtgaggtaatcattattggtggttctcaacgATCGTTCCCCATGGTCCCTCTAATGGTGTCTGCAGACCTTCCAGTGGTGCCCTGTCAGCCCATACAACGGTGGCCTCAGTCTTTTAACGGCCCCCCTTCATTCTTGTCTGCAGTACAGCCTTTACTCCACTAGTGATGTCACCTAAGGTCTTTCAAACAATGCCCTCTCAGTCCTTCCTTCCACTGATGCTCTCGTGACTTTCCCGATGGTCCCACTTTGTCCGTGCTTCCACAGTCATTCTAATGGCGCCTCTTGTTTTCCTGATGGCGCTCTGTCAGACCTCCCGTGGTGCTTCTGTGGTCCTCCCAACGGTGCCCCTTCAGCTATTCCAATTGCGCCCTTCGGCCCTCCCAGTAGTGACCCTCAGCCCTTCCAGTGGtgccccctctgccctcccagtAGTGACCCTCGGCCCTTCTAGTGCAGCCCCTTCGGCCCCAGTTCTTCCAATGATATCCGCTTGGTCCTTCCAGTGGTGCTTCCAGCTGTGCTCATCAGCCCAGTCTCTCTAGCCAAGTTCCCCCTTTGCCCATCCAATAATGCACTTCGGTGCCCCCTAAGCCCCATCAGTCTTTCCAGTGGTGCTTTCCCGGCCCTTCTAATGGTTCCCCATCGACCTATTTGATAGGGCTCTATCGACCCTCTTGATGGAGCCCCATCAACCCTTCTAATAGGGCTCTATCGACCCTTTTGATATGGCCCCATTGCCCCCTCTGATGGGGTCCCATCGACCCTTCTAATAGGGCTCTATCGACCCTTTTGATGGGGCTCCATCGACCCTTCTGATGGTGCTTCCTTGGCCCTTTTAAAGGTGCTCCTTCGGTCCTTCTCATGGTGCGTCCTTGGCCCTTCCAGTGGCGCTCCCTTAGCCTTTCCATTGCTGGCCCCTCGGTATCTTCGGTACCGGTACCGTCGTGGGACGCATACAGTAAATATTAGAGGTAGCTTGCTGGATTCAATGACAAATTTGCTGCTCGTAAAATATACCGGTACACTTTCACATATGAGTCTGGAATTGCTGAAATGGCTACAATAATAGTATTACCGCGTTGTGGTGTTCTATTCCTCTCTATTCCAGCTCTATGTACATCCTTATCTTGTATAATAGTTAAACCAGGTCTGACAAGATGATAATCGTCTGTTGGCAACTCAGTAACAGAAGAATTAATACTGCAACAGCAGTACAGTCTGTATACCAGGCAGACTATTTGCTTACAGCAGACACAGCTCAGCAACCAGCTTTTTACCCGTGTAGAATATAGCAGATCATGTTACCCGTTGCCCAGCTTAAACACTGTCTATATCAGTAATGATTTTCAACCCATACTCACCATTTACCAAAGGAACAAGAATTATAATTCAACGAACGTTTTATTTAAGCTGTATATCAGATAAGAGTAATTTATATAATGTCACTTTATAATTGGACAATATAAAGGAACAACTTATTAATCCAAGTGTTCAAATGTGGAAAACCATTTATTAGGTCAactaatgtatgtacatatgcacatacatagatacagatacacatacattcatatacaattaTTGAATACAAGCACACCCCTATAAGCAATAACACACTCACAGGTGcatgttttctgtgtttgtaagTTTCTGTCGCTCTTGCGCAAACACATAAAATTACacttatacacaaaaaatatatatacaaacacagacacacgcacacacaaaaaataatatatatgcaagcacacacacacatacttttgtaCTGCTGGATTAATAATTTGTTCCTTTACATTGTCCATTTATAAAGTGACATGATATGAATCACTCTTATATGCTATACAACTCGAATAAAGCGTTTGATGAAttagaattcacacacacacgcacatatacacacacctaagtgtgtatatgtatgtgcgcatgtctGCAAATGAATTATTGGGTCACAAAGCATTCCACAAACAGCTTACATTATCGAATGTCTTACTCTTTAAAAAATGTCAGGTTCCAGCGAACATCTGACTGATTGTTTAACTGAACACGTGCATCCACAACTGCGAGTGCGTGTATCCAGCAGGCAGCAGCACCTGAGGGTTTCGAGGGCGGTTTTCTCTCAAGCACTGTCAATCGAGGTCTGAGTATTGCCGACTTCACATCGAAGCCGAGCCGCTCCTTCCATCGAAGACTTACACGGCTGCTGGCTGGCGTTTGTTCTCTCCTTTGTAGGTGAGCTCTTGGCTCTGACGAGGCTGTTTGCAGGTGAGCTCTTTGATTCCCTCCTTCGTACACAGCTTCTGTGGAGATACAGGCTAAGGACATAGGGTTGGGACTGCAAAAAATCGTTGGCATTCACGGGGATGTTTGCTGCAGCTAGCAAAACTTGATTGTTTTGTTCTTGGTAACCTACATAACGTTAATCCATTTGCCTTTCTTGGTTTGAGTAGAcggaatgtaataaaaaaattaaaactatatGGGAGAAATATGAATTCAGTACAActgaaatatacacatacgcatatatatatatatatatatatatatatataatatatatatatatatatatatatatatttatatgtatatatatatatatatatatatatgtgtgtgtgtgtgtgtgtgtgtgtgtgtgtgtgtgtgtgtgtgtgtgtgtgtgtgtgtgtgtatgtgtgtgtgtatatatatacatatatatatatgtatatgcatgtgtatatatatatatatatatatatatatgtatacatatatatgtatgtatggatatatagatacatatatgtatacaaacgtgtatatatatacatataaatacatatatatacatatacatatatatgtatatatatgataggtaaatatatatgtatatgcatgtatagctatcacatatatacatataaagtatttaaaaatgctatatacacataacatacatacatgcatacgcacatgtatatatagatatatataaacacacacacacacacacacacacatatgtatatgtatatatatacgtatcatatatatacatataccttattTATAAAcggtatatacacataccatacatacatacgtacaaatatgtatatatatatgtatatgtatatatatgtatatatataaatatataaatacatatacatacatatacatatatatacatatacacctatatacatgtccatatacatatatacacacacatggatatatatacatatttatatataaatatatatatatatatacacacatatatacatacatatatatacatatataaataagtgtaaatatatatatatatatatatatacatatatacacacatttatatacacatgcatatatacatataaagtactttagcaatgtatattttttcagatTGTAAAGCAAGAACAAGTGATACACTTcttattgaaagaaaaaatagggaTAAGCTATATAAGCCAGAAACACGAGAAACTGGacatttctggaaaaaaaaaaaaaaaatgacgcagGAAAAAAACGACGAGGTTCGAGTTATGAATTATCTCTTATATTACTTTCGAGTTTAATTACTGTATAAGATCTATACTGAATAACTTTCCAACTGCAATTGTGCTGACAAACTTTCTAATTCCCTTTTCATTATGGCAGTGTGTTCCTGGTTATAGTTGTAGCCGTACGGTAagtatatcattatcagtgttaagtGTTTTTGATGGCGTGAACTCTTCAAAACCTCTTCTCGGTCTGTCATTCTCCGCTGCTTACTGTCTTCtggtttttctctcttccttttccccccgtATTCTTCCGTACGTTATCGAGCCTGCCACAGCGACGGATACGTTTGCGCCTTTCAGAATGGCCTTCGAGGACGATGACATCGCTTGCTAGATCGTTTGCGGAATTTGCGGTAGATCTTGATTTTTTTAGGGTCGAGGGGTTTTCagattacatatttttttgtgcaaattaattatcatttttattattctttaagagAAGTCGACAACTTCTGCAGATGTTATTTTGATACGTGCGTATATGGTAAGCTTGTTTTACTTCTACTTATAATCAGCAACAGTAAGACCTGAATTGTAGATTTAGGCAAAGTCttcatcaaattatatatatcttccgTTATGTAGATTCATTATGCCATTAAACATAATCAGATGTTTAACTAgtcattttaataatattttgtgttgtattttttcAGCATCATCTCCTAAATTGTTACTATGTAACCGAGCAAATCTCAGTGTTATCAGAAAATGTGTTAATCTAAGTATTAGAACCGCCATTGCGTTCCTTTTCCAAATATTCAGCCGTCACTATCGTACAACTGGTATTCATTTACATAACACCGTTCAACTGAGCTTATCCCATTGGATTTTATCGTTAGGTTAAGTAGGTACTTATTTAACAGGGAACTAAACGCTTTAGtcactttactttatttttcatcttgCAGTAGTTTACAAAGATTAATGAGAGGCTTATGAATAAACTTTATCGCTTGCTCCATTTCCATCTTGTAATCGTCGCCCTCACTTTGCAGACCACGTAGAGGAAGACCCTCACTGGGGATATGAAGGCAGCACAGGTGAGTCAGCACGTCAAGACCTGTTACAGGAACTGCGCCCTCTACAGCGCAGTCTTCATGCACACCTAATCACAGCATACGACTTACAGGCATTCATAACAACTtcaacaaaaatatgtaaaatgttCCTTATCTGAACTTACCTCGCAGGTTTATAATTcgaccagtaaaaaaaaaaaaaaaaaaaaaaaaaaagaaagattgaatgATTGATTTAAAAAATCGCGAaaacataataaacattatttGCTTTTACACTAAGGTGAAAAAACGTGTTCTCATGATCACAGGTCCTGCATTCTGGCCGTCATTGTTCCCTGAATTCTGTTCTGGCAGCAGTCAGTCGCCAATTGATCTGAATGACGACGATGATACACTTGAGATTTCGACCGATGACTGGGTGCTTGACAGATACGATATTATTCCAAATAAAATGATCATTAAGAACAATGGACACACAGGTAAACagacttttgtattttttcttttatgtaatgtGGATGCTAGAAAATAAACAAGGGAAGTATGAATGATAAAGTATTCATGGGAAGTTCGCTGAGATTCATCACGTATCTTAAATACTTTCTTGCTTTAAAAAAAGTAACATCAAAAAGTGTCAACAATATATCTTTTTCTGGTTAAAATAAACATTTAGTATATTACCCGTATATTGCTAGTCTTAACAGAGTTCACgctaacaaatgtagaaaaaggtataaatgaaaatgaataatctcTTGCACTGTCAGGATGTTGATTCCACCTAGTGCATTTACCAAAATTTGCCTTAAAGTATCAGTTTCCTTGCATTTTTTCGTAGCCCAGATTGAGTGGACCACGACAGATATCACTGAAGTCCCAAACGTGTCCGGTGGGAAATTAGGCGATAGTTACGCTTTCGCCCAATTCCATTTCCACTGGGGAGAGAAAAACACAAGGGGATCCGAACACACCATCAATGACGAACAGtaagtgatggtgataacaggAGCTCGGTCAAAATGTCAAAGCACAGTCTGAAAAAGGAAAGGGTTTACCTCAGCGTTTCTTTCGCCTCGATTTCTCAGATTTCCTGCCGAGCTTCACCTGGTGCACTTTAATACCAAGTATGATACCATTGGCGACGCGGTTCAGAAAGGAGACGGTCTTGCAGTGTTGGGGGTTATGTTGGAAATCGCAGAGGAAGATAACGAGAACTTGAGCCCAATCATCGACGGATTGAGTACTATAGTAAATGCAGGTATGTATTGTACATTCAAGCCCGCCCGCtcgtctgcgcgcgcgcgcacgcacacaggcacgcacacgcacgcacgcacacacacacacacacacacacacacacacacacagattcacatagATTATTTAATGGATATGAGtcttgtatttcatatatattttctaaacatTCCATATACCATGACTGTGAGTCACTGGTTCGCATACACGTATTTTTGATACCATAGATAAAGCTATGAATAATGGACAATTCGAACGCAACAATAAGCAACTAGATAGCCTTCCCTAAGCCGGGCACACCTGATGAAGAATCATCGGTGTTTTTGCCTCAATCGAATTCTTGTCGTATACTATCTTCTGGACTGAATTTCTCTTATCTATAACTATCAACAATATCAGTAACATGCATCTGCTCTCCAGACAGCCAAGAAACACTGGCAACACCCTTCCGTCTTAGCGACTTGCTACCAGCGGATACCAGCTCTTTCTACAGGTACTCGGGTTCCTTGACCACTCCCACCTGTAACGAGGTCGTTACCTGGACTGTCTTCGAAAATT of the Penaeus chinensis breed Huanghai No. 1 chromosome 18, ASM1920278v2, whole genome shotgun sequence genome contains:
- the LOC125034835 gene encoding carbonic anhydrase 1-like yields the protein MLQTLFAVALLCLAVDADHVEEDPHWGYEGSTGPAFWPSLFPEFCSGSSQSPIDLNDDDDTLEISTDDWVLDRYDIIPNKMIIKNNGHTAQIEWTTTDITEVPNVSGGKLGDSYAFAQFHFHWGEKNTRGSEHTINDEQFPAELHLVHFNTKYDTIGDAVQKGDGLAVLGVMLEIAEEDNENLSPIIDGLSTIVNADSQETLATPFRLSDLLPADTSSFYRYSGSLTTPTCNEVVTWTVFENSIPISEAQIEKFRELLDEEEHHIEDNFRPVQPLNGRSLKKIQLI